In a genomic window of Panthera tigris isolate Pti1 chromosome D4, P.tigris_Pti1_mat1.1, whole genome shotgun sequence:
- the LOC102959332 gene encoding olfactory receptor 13C7-like, with protein MDRTNWTEIEFILQGLSEYPKVEKLLFVMCLMMYLVILLGNSTLIILILLDSRLHTPMYFFLGNLSLLDICYTSSFTPSVLIHFLSQKKTISFTRCVVQMSVSYTMGSTECVLLAVMAYDRYVAICNPLRYPIIMSKALCIQMAALSWGLGFLNSLTETILAIRLPFCGKNVINQFVCEILAFVKLACADISLNEIAIMLGNVIFLFSPLLLICISYIFILSTVLRINSAEGRKKAFSTCSAHLTVVTVFYGTILFTYMKPKSKDSAFDKLITLFYGVVTPMLNPIIYSLRNIEVLGAMRKLMRRHWFWRKG; from the coding sequence atggacaggACGAACTGGACAGAGATTGAGTTCATTCTGCAGGGACTTTCTGAGTACCCCAAAGTGGAAAAACTCCTTTTCGTCATGTGCTTGATGATGTACCTGGTGATCCTGCTGGGGAACAGCACCTTGATCATACTAATTCTCCTGGATTCCCGCCTCCATacgcccatgtacttcttccttggTAATCTTTCCCTCCTAGACATTTGTTACACGTCCTCCTTTACCCCCTCAGTGTTGATTCACTTCCTATCACAGAAAAAAACCATCTCCTTCACTAGGTGTGTTGTTCAGATGTCTGTCTCCTACACTATGGGGTCCACCGAGTGCGTGCTTCTAGCAGTGATGGCATATGACCGTTACGTGGCCATCTGTAACCCTCTGAGATACCCCATCATCATGAGCAAGGCACTTTGCATTCAGATGGCAGCCCTCTCCTGGGGACTGGGCTTTCTCAATTCACTGACAGAAACTATACTTGCAATACGGTTGCCCTTTTGTGGAAAAAATGTCATTAACCAATTTGTTTGTGAAATATTGGCCTTTGTCAAGCTGGCTTGCGCAGATATTTCCTTGAATGAGATTGCTATAATGTTGGgcaatgtaatatttttgttttctccattattGTTAATTTGTATCTCCTACATTTTCATCCTTTCTACTGTACTAAGAATCAattcagcagaaggaagaaaaaaggcctTTTCTACCTGTTCAGCCCACTTAACAGTAGTGACTGTGTTTTATGGGACAATCCTCTTCACATATATGAAGCCAAAGTCCAAAGACTCTGCTTTTGACAAACTGATTACTCTATTCTATGGAGTAGTCACTCCCATGCTCAATCCTATCATCTATAGCCTGAGGAACATAGAGGTGCTTGGAGCTATGAGAAAATTGATGAGGAGACACTGGTTCtggagaaaaggatga